One Lytechinus pictus isolate F3 Inbred chromosome 11, Lp3.0, whole genome shotgun sequence genomic window, ATACAATTGTTATGCTACAGCACCAAGACTGCATTATAAGCCTCAGAGGATCTCAATCATCAAACGTCACTGAGGACAATGGAATGAAAATTTGCACTGTGTTGGTGGGATTTTCACACCCCCAAATTTGGCAGTACTAAGGCCTCTCTCGAAGGTTTTAGTAAGAGACTATTAAAGAGGGAATTGCAAGAAACGTGCAATCAATTGCACATCATTTCTGCGCCCCCAAAATCAATcgtatctcaataaattacAAGTGTGCACTTGATTGCTGATTTCTTTCTgcaacaatgagtttaaacttTAAACCAACATTACAAATGCAAAGCTTTTATAAAGTATATACCGGTACGGTGCATATATGTAAATGGATCATAATTTGTTTATCGCTTTGCATTTGTAATGTCAAGAAAGGAGGAGGAACGTGCAAAGTCCCCGATACATTTTTAAATGCTTTTCTAGTTGCCCAGTATTGTAATCCAACAATACAATTTGATGTGTGTCTATTTAAGAGTACCTAGTGTGCATCACAGTGCATGTATAGGTGACCAATGACGTCACACCAATCTCTGTTTGTTGTGATTTGCATGATTAACCCCAATTCCATTTAATTCTGAAGCTTATTGTGAAAGTGCATTCACTAAACAGACAGAGTCTATTCATCTTTGTAGGCGCACCCATTATGACTGTTGACCTAGCTGAGGTGACCTTGTAAGATATTCAGTTGATCGGTGAGAAAAATGAAGATGTGATAGAAACTGGGACATAGggcaagagagaaagagagagaagattTAGACAAATACAGGGgggtgaagagagagagagagagagaacaggGATCCAGATGAACCAAGAATCGAATTCAAAACGACAGTGTACAAGTGACCTACTTCTAAAAATCTTAAAAATTTTAAATGGGGATAAGTTACACGTATGATaggagtttttttttcagcttaacCTCATgccttcccccccaaaaaaaaaaattaagattcGAAAACCATTatcaaacattgaaaataaaatattaaaattgattgTAAATTATCCTGGAAAGTTAATATTGACCCCTGCTGTTGCATGTAAGTTCGACtttcaagaaatattgagtcatttaattcaaatctcattttaattatatttgtaTCTACTGTAATCTGTTACTGTATTTCACTCTTTTTTGTTaagtattttaattttaatggaATGAGGGAATGCTTTGAAGACAAAACTTAAATCCATACATCTTTTCCAGTTTACTTCAAAAATGAGCTGTGAAGGCAAATTTGTCTTGCACATACATATATTTGTACATCATTCAACTATTTAATCCAAACAAATTATTGAAAGTAAGAGAATGAcatcaaattaatgaaaattgaattaataccaagtgtacatgtacatgtttcttAACTTACCGAACATGGTGACCGAAACACCCCGCTTTTGATCTTGTAAGCTGCTGCGCTCACGTCCTGGAATTTGACCTGGATTGGGTTGTCGGGGTCGCAGTGTGGATCGTGTTGGTATTCCTCTCCGATCTCGCTGATGTCGATCTGAGCATCCTCTTCCAAGGTCGTGGTGCATTTATCAAGTCCGTTGACCAAGGCTTGTTTGTGCGATTCCATGGCGACGCCCTCGTCTTCAGAAACCTGTCCTTGATCTTGTGGAAGCTCAGAGGGCATCATAAATCaagaatttttcaatttttttattaaacctgaagtggattgaaaaaaaaaatgttgcaaaatgcaAGTTAATGAATGAATGCTCATTATAGAATACAACTGAACTAAAAATTTTAGAATTTGTGAGTTTCAACTTAagcatattacatgtataacttaATAAGTTAAcacttttttataatttttaccATGCCTAGTAGCAGTAGATCTAACCAAAATGAAAGCTTTGTTCAGTCCCTGTTCATCAGTGCTCCACTGCACTAACCGTTTCATCTTGGTTAGCCAGGCagcttcttgagagtaaaaatcatttactaacgtaggcttagagtaagcctacgttagtaaattATTTTCACTCTCGCATAgtctcaagaagccgcctggctaatcTTGGTCCACTGGCATGGCTCCTCCATATATTATAGGATTAGAAATTTCATAAAGTAAAAAAggttgtttaaaaactccttCTAAGGCTAAGAATTAACAGTAATACTACTGACGGATTTCAGCTGTCcccatttattatttattagacctatttttttttcaatttcagtttCACTTTCACTTTCAATGAGTTTCATTTCCTTCACAGAAAGTGCAAAGAAACTTAAGCCAAAAAAGACTAAGTTACAGTACCGGTACCGGTACTCAGTCTTTTCTGGAACCAACAATTCAAAAACTGAAATAATATTATAATGGTCACGATTGGATTCTAACCTTACCTAAGATTAACTTGTATAAAAACCAGACGAAATATCACGCAAAACACAGGTGCATGTGCAGAGCTCGAATAGTAACTTAGTTGGTGTTGGAATCGCAGTGGCGATAGACGAGGTCGAGGACAGATGAGATTCAGATCGATGATCCAGTCTGTAAATGACAGTGTTTTTTTCTCTGACGGAGACAGAATCTGATATTTCTTAATGTTAGAAACGGATCGTGATCCTGTCGTAAAACAATCTCCAATTTTTTCTGCTTCCTCAAAAAGTTAGGACGTGAAAAACCGAAGGCCAGTTTCCAATTGAAAAAATATCGAGTAAAATCGATGTGCTCAAAATATTCTGTTTATGTTCGACAAGGTAGTGTGTACTGACACTACCGGCATCTCCGTCACATGCCGCCGTACACGTACGTACACGAATGAATGCGTCGGCTGTATTGTTGTCAACCGGTTCCAACCGGCGCTAGCCAAAACATGGCATTTCTCTCAGGAGCACAAAACAGACTTTTGAGTGTTATTGGACGTTAAAATTTCAAAACTTGTCAGttatatttcattgttattatttttcaatacgTTGGACATGAATGAAAAATCTTGATTTTCATCTTTAAGTCAAAAGCTTAGTAGTTATTGTGAATTAACACATCTTActagtattttgttttttacaaaTCGTTACAAAAATAGACTACAACTATTTCCAGATTTCCTTCCCTATTTGTACGTCATTGGGTAATGAGAACGGCACCGCCTTTTATGCAAATCTCTTGCTTGTGATTGGTCCGCCGAGACAACACCCATTTTGATAAGCACGTGGCAATGTTTACGTTTTTCTCCGAAACTAATGTTTTATTTGTGAATGTTATCGGAATGCTTTTATCCgcgatttttttgtcaaatcatTTCCGAGGTTCTTCATCCTGGTAAAGGAGAAAGGCGGAAAATGCGTGTCGATGTCTCTATTGTTTGTTTTCACCTTACAAATCTGAAAAGTGAGAGAATCAGGGTGTAGTACTTTTGCAGCAACATTAGTGAGCCCATTTAGAGGCATATTCCAAGTAAATTCTCCCATGATACTGACATGACATTTGAGTCattttttgagaaataaaaaagaccCACATGTGAAACTATAAATAAAAGATGGTGAATTAAGAACAGCAAAGTTTGTTTAATTATAAATAAGTAATGAGAGCAAAGGAATTCAACGCAATGACACAAACTGGTGCGTGTgtgtggccgagtggtctaaggcgcctggctatatatggaaagtccggggttcgatccccggccgtgGCAACtctgcccgtgagcaaggcacttaatctacaatgctcttttatcctgctttaaaataaatggGAAtgttatatgcattattggtaactatgtgtgcacttgttaaaaaaatgacacaaaCTAACAAGATCAGACTTAAATGGGAGTTATCAACAGCTCACTGCATGAGCATTACACAgtgcgtccccccccccccaaaaaaaaaaaaatcagacaattggatggtaaattgccaatttgtctattgccaactcgtccccTCATCACATGTTCTATCTTCATAAGTcttaatgccattctgtccaacatttcatctaacacCCATTTGTTCCAATTACTGTTTGGTCCAATTAATCGCCAGTTCGTCTATGATCATTttatctcataaccagttggtctaattttacttcatttcgcccaattcaCACTTAGTCTACTTAGACCAAAAGGTATATGGACTACATGGCTAAATGACCAACTAGCTAAAAGacaaaatggaaattagaccatgtggatagtggacaaactcATGGCGGACCAAATGATAGAAGACAAGTTTATAATTGAACGAATTGGCAGTAAACCTAtttaaaataaacagatttgaCAGGTAAAACTTTGAACAATATCAgacaaatagaaagaaaaaatgaaatttttattgtaaaaagttGTATTCATCAGACTTCCAATTTCCCCCACATCAGCGATATCATTTCGATAGACGACTCCAAATACACAAAATGGCtagcattgtttttttctctcactccaaatcatattttattttatgaggAAACTAAGACAATATTGATGACTCAGGAGAGATTACAAATAAAATTTACTAAGTGATCTCATTTTGTAAAAGATAcaactttttttccttttatgataatttctttaaaattttaatcattCTTGTTTTTTCCTCTCTTACACACCTTAATTTATAATCAAGCTTTGACGCAAGtttaatgaaattgataattGATGACAAATCATGTAAAGCCTattctcctctttcatctcaTGTAACTCTGATAATGCATAAGTGGGTAAAACTAATTTGTAGAATGAATAACAAAAGTGTGTGTGGcagatcaggggcggatccaggattttccaaatggggggggcacattttcctgaggaaaactttgtcaagcaaaaaaaaagaaaaataagggtTTTTAACAAATATAAGCACATTTCGTccatgaaaatatttgacaagcaagcaagcaaataAAAGTCTTcactctcaaagggggggggtgcacttctgttttaatggcatttttacatcacaaattttaattgtgcctttcaatgggggggggggggcaccggctGGCGGCTCCCCTGGATTTAAACCACATATACGTAGCTGGTAAAAAATGCTCAAATGGCCGTTTGGACTCGCCATACGGctgccgtaggggaaatgtgactgaggtattaagcACTGTCTAAAGCAGTACATTGATTAACCTAGGTACATTATTTCTATTGAGCAGGTATTGTATCAAAGAGCAGATATGCAACCTTTGAGACCTGTGATTCTCTCTTTGAAATTCACTCTGCCAAAAGAATGTTTATATATCCTAATTGGTTGATGTGTGGTATGTAAAAGAAAATAGTTATAAGCATGTTACAATGGACTTGACTGGAAATTAACGTGGTGTAATTGATATATAAAtacttttacctctgccattcttACACCAAACAAAACATGTTCTGGGCCAAATAACACCAAtgtttgtaataattattatcaattatacAATGAACAGTCAAGATCATTTAAGGCAGACACAAATAAGGAGACGATAGTAAATAACGTTtctaaaaactaaaaaatacatatatttgccATGAAGCCATGCAAATGCACAGTGAATCATATAAAACCCACCATTTGTTCCAACATTGGCAAGAATAGTACTTTTTTCCACTTAAAAGTACTGTCAAGAATAGATACAACTTACTGACAAAATATAGTAATACTGAAATTGAGACCAGCCTCGGGGATGTATCAGAAAGCTGTTCTCAAAGTTAGGCACAATCTTACTAGACTTGATATGACAAGCCTATTAAACTGTTCTCTCATCATTTCCCATCATTTATTAACAATTTCAAGAATGTTGAAAGGGCAATGTACAGTATACATTTTGACACATATTAGATGAGCTTATTGAAATACACTTACCcttcatttaaaggggaagttcaccttgaagaaaattttgttgtaaaaacagcagaataataaaaaaatattggtgaaggtttgaggaaaatccgttaaagattaagaaaaaaactggtattataatttcaaattttggatttttgatgccataaacgagcagctgctccacatgttatgtaatataaaatacttaaatttcaatattttgatcaTTTGTGATGACTTATActgtcttgttttctttttatgaaagggtatgaaatgatttgtttgttGAGTacatactgaaggtacagtaaaaaccattttcaattttctgagaaaatgacgtttcattgatttttcttttaccatacgatatgtaggaaagctgcttgcatgacgtcacaaatcaaaattaaaattttaataacttcattattcTTTGGAATTTTCTCAAACCCTCGccaatttactttattttccttctgctatttcaaatttttgtctgggtgaacttcccctttaagacaAGTTCACCCTGTAGTTGAACTAGGAACAAATTTTGCCTTTGGGCATAGATTTGGCAGATCACATTGCAGTCCATTGGAAGACATGCATAgcattacaaacagctttacaCATCCCCCAGTCCCTGTAACTTAGTTCTTACAAATTTATCACAAGACTTATATTCAGTATTTAGCTATTGcattaatattgattattgttattattgcatGGACTATTTTTattgcttaaaggagaatgaaactcttggagcaagttagcttttgtgaaagcagaaaaatcaaagaataagatcaacaaaactttgagtaaaataggactagcaataaaagagttatgagcatttgaatgtcgagatcactaatgctatggagatcctcccattggcaatgcgaccaagatctgtgatgtcacacacgtacaactctcccatttggacactgaaaatataccccaaaacatctctttttgctcattctaatcatatgacaaacgattcatcaatgatataatgttgtgaaacctctgtacttgtcatctcataaagagaacacctcaccttgtgatagactctataaaagtgagaatataagtgaaataagtactaaagtaatgagggagttgtacgtgtgtgatatcacagatcttggtcgcattgccgttgggaggatctacatggcactagtgatctcaatattcgaatgctcataactttcttattattcattcaatcttcctcaaactttcaacaatatgtttctttgatttttctctttgatatggattcagctggtttcaagggtttcattctcctttaactagtCTCTTTTAAGATGGTAATGCTGTTGAGTGGCCAACTTGTGAATCTAGTGGAACAAATTTTTGTGGAGCATTTGGTAACCACTAGGAAAAGGTGCTATACCAAAATACACAATGGAATGGATATGCAATCAATTGCATGATCTATTACTAagcttcatgtaacaggc contains:
- the LOC135155974 gene encoding uncharacterized protein LOC135155974, translated to MMPSELPQDQGQVSEDEGVAMESHKQALVNGLDKCTTTLEEDAQIDISEIGEEYQHDPHCDPDNPIQVKFQDVSAAAYKIKSGVFRSPCSKSNLSTMVGMDLYLKKDYLQTTGSFKERGARNTLLMLPEVRNLLCKLE